One segment of Leptidea sinapis chromosome 33, ilLepSina1.1, whole genome shotgun sequence DNA contains the following:
- the LOC126974645 gene encoding uncharacterized protein LOC126974645, with protein MDKLMLYYLSRRRRRRIAKKRRQPVSPFVESRLLCGEFVVKFGILRKNERFFFKYFKVSLQVYDELYSKLEPYLKTNNLRLKSTSIVSPMERFAMTLRYLVSGHTFVDIHLAYQTGLTTVRKIVTEVCQIIIERLKEECIPKFSRALWVETEKGFLTQAQFPNCIGAIDGKHIRIIRPPHSGSLYYNYKHYYSIVLLAMCNANYEFTYINVGVQGKESDSAIFTQSRLYEQINNDLIDIPPAKALPVIHNDKPTNIAATAALPYIIVGDEAFGLSSHVMRPYARALDLNYKKKIFNYRLTRARRYIECTFGIMANKFRILHRPLNVGKDKAICFLKTICILHNFIRSRSQINDFHDIVIIPDHIRSVRGLIGNTHRDSYTLRDSFADYFVADGQLSWQDRSIY; from the exons ATGGATAAATTAATGTTGTATTATTTATCAAGACGACGGCGACGACGAATTGCCAAAAAAAGACGCCAGCCAGTAAGCCCGTTCGTTGAATCTAGGTTACTGTGCGGGGAATTCGTGGTGAAGTTTggtatattaagaaaaaatgaaaggttttttttcaaatattttaaagtttcattaCAAGTCTATGATGAATTATATTCAAAACTGGAGCCCTATTTGAAGACTAACAATCTACGATTGAAATCTACGTCAATCGTATCACCAATGGAACGATTTGCAATGACATTGCG ataTTTAGTTAGTGGACATACCTTCGTCGATATTCATCTGGCGTATCAGACAGGACTAACCACGGTCAGAAAAATAGTAACAGAAGTTTGTCAAATTATAATTGAAAGGTTAAAGGAAGAATGTATACCAAAATTTTCCCGTGCGCTATGGGTAGAGACTGAAAAAGGTTTTTTAACGCAAGCCCAGTTTCCTAACTGCATAGGTGCAATAGACGGAAAACATATACGCATTATAAGACCTCCACATAGTGGTTCCCTCTATTACAACTATAAGCATTACTATTCTATTGTACTGCTTGCAATGTGTAACGCCAACTATGAGTTTACCTATATAAACGTGGGAGTGCAGGGTAAAGAATCTGACTCCGCAATTTTCACACAAAGCCGATTGTACGAACAAATCAACAATGACTTAATAGATATTCCTCCTGCCAAAGCATTGCCCGTAATACACAATGATAAACCAACCAACATTGCTGCAACCGCAGCTTTGCCCTATATTATTGTAGGAGATGAAGCATTTGGGTTATCTAGCCATGTCATGCGGCCATATGCTCGAGCTCTCGatttaaactacaaaaaaaaaatattcaattataggTTAACGAGAGCGCGACGTTATATTGAGTGTACATTTGGTATCATGGCTAATAAATTTCGCATACTCCATCGTCCATTGAACGTTGGAAAAGACAAAGCAATTTGTTttcttaaaacaatttgtattttgcataattttataagatCAAGAAGTCAAATTAATGACTTTCATGATATTGTCATTATACCAGACCATATACGTTCAGTTCGGGGGTTAATTGGAAATACCCACAGAGATTCGTATACATTACGCGATAGCTTCGCAGATTATTTCGTTGCAGACGGACAGCTGTCATGGCAAGATCGCAGTATTTATTGA
- the LOC126974649 gene encoding uncharacterized protein LOC126974649: MTNFDTERVIVEVQCRPAIWDQSSEIFKDRDAKSKAWLDICKVLFENFDDWSEAEKNIQVKKLQQRWKTARDTYIRVRSTKKKLKSGSGSRANKTYVYYNMLSFLDSNSNTQGEESADNFNQSVEQNASPRTSQNNTIIEEDLINVPSTSSSVTKETRSSKKRKCESPTDFELELLNYVKNNTADNMDEDLNFFKSLLPTVKKLSCFKKLLFRTKVLQALIDIEKEMIITIDDLSLTQNTVTNDLESLNVRSDTNNE; the protein is encoded by the exons atgacaaattttgATACAGAAAGGGTAATTGTTGAAGTTCAGTGTCGTCCTGCCATATGGGACCAATCAAGCGAAATATTTAAAGACCGGGACGCTAAATCAAAAGCATGGCTAGACATTTGTAAAGTACTGTTTGAAAATTTTGATGACTGGAGTGAAGcagaaaaaaacatacaag TGAAAAAGCTGCAGCAAAGATGGAAAACTGCAAGAGACACTTATATAAGAGTGAGgtctactaaaaaaaaacttaaatcaggCTCCGGTTCCAGGGCAAATAAAACATACGTTTACTATAACATGCTGTCATTTTTAGATTCAAACTCGAATACTCAAGGAGAAGAATCGGCAGACAATTTTAATCAGTCAGTAGAGCAAAACGCGTCACCGAGAACTTCACAAAATAATACGATTATTGAAGAAGATTTGATTAATGTACCTAGCACCAGCTCCAGCGTTACCAAAGAAACACGATCTTCCAAGAAACGTAAGTGCGAATCGCCAACTGATTTCGAATTAGAGTTGTTAAATTACGTGAAGAATAACACTGCAGATAATATGGACGAAgacttgaatttttttaagtcaTTATTACCAACTGTAAAAAAATTGAGttgctttaaaaaattattatttcgtacGAAAGTATTACAAGCTTTAATTGATATTGAAAAAGAAATGATTATTACCATTGATGACCTTTCATTAACGCAAAATACGGTAACGAATGATTTAGAATCCTTAAATGTAAGATCAGATACGAACAATGAATAA